The following proteins are encoded in a genomic region of Arachis ipaensis cultivar K30076 chromosome B02, Araip1.1, whole genome shotgun sequence:
- the LOC107628092 gene encoding uncharacterized protein LOC107628092 gives MDFVVRPPNLLVYCDHGSGGSIQQAVRTIPGYVAKSSTVQDVDALLRVRDILNLELLHQLQQAHERMKKQANNHRHEKSFEVGNWMLLKLQPYRQGSVEIRQSQKFSKRFYRPYKVVARVGVVAYQLELPPGSAIHPVFHVSVLKELKGDTPTQILEELSLTPSFSPIPARIIDNRVLKTVNDAKGHCKGESD, from the exons ATGGACTTTGTGGTACGGCCGCCAAATCTTCTGGTTTATTGCGATCATGGTAGTGGTGGATCGATTCAGCAAG CGGTGAGAACTATTCCGGGATATGTGGCCAAGTCTTCTACTGTACAggatgttgatgcactcttgcgGGTGAGAGACATCCTCAATTTAGAGCTACTCCATCAACTGCAGCAAGCCCATGAGAGGATGAAGAAACAGGCTAATAATCATCGACATGAGAAATCCTTTGAGGTGGGGAATTGGATGCTTTTGAAGCTTCAGCCTTATCGCCAAGGATCGGTTGAAATTAGGCAGAGTCAAAAGTTCAGTAAGAGATTTTATCGGCCTTATAAAGTAGTGGCTAGAGTGGGTGTTGTTGCCTATCAGTTAGAGCTACCCCCAGGAAGTGCCATTCACCCTGTTTTTCATGTGTCCGTGCTTAAGGAACTCAAGGGAGACACACCTACTCAAATCTTAGAGGAGTTGTCGTTGACCCCCTCTTTTTCTCCCATACCAGCTCGTATTATTGACAACAGAGTACTAAAGACAGTTAATGACGCGAAAGGTCATTGTAAAGGGGAGAGTGATTGA
- the LOC107626518 gene encoding cell division cycle 5-like protein isoform X1 has product MRIMIKGGVWKNTEDEILKAAVMKYGKNQWARISSLLVRKSAKQCKARWYEWLDPSIKKTEWTREEDEKLLHLAKLMPTQWRTIAPIVGRTPSQCLERYEKLLDAACVKDENYEPGDDPRKLRPGEIDPNPESKPARPDPVDMDEDEKEMLSEARARLANTKGKKAKRKAREKQLEEARRLASLQKKRELKAAGIDVRHRRRKRKGIDYNAEIPFEKRPPPGFFDIADEDRPVEQPQFPTTIEELEGKRRIDVETQLRKQDIAKNKIAQRQDAPSAILHANKLNDPETVRKQTKLMLPPPQISDQELDEIARMGYANDLAGSDEFGEGSAATRALLANYAQTPGRGMTPLRIPQRSPASKGDAVMMEAENLARLRESQTPLLGGENPELHPSDFTGVTPKRKEVQTPNPMLTPSATPGVAGLTPRIGMTPARDGYASMTPKGTPLRDELHINEDVDMHERAKLELQRAEIRRSLRSGLGSLPQPKNEYQIVMQPIPEDAEEPEEKIEEDMSDRIAREMAEEEARQQALLRKRSKVLQRELPRPPAASLELIRNSLIRADGDKSSFVPPTSIEQADEMIRRELLALLEHDNAKYPLDEKVNKEKKKGAKRVVNEPVVPVIEEFHEEEMKDADKLIKDEAHYLRVALGHESEPLEEFIEAHRTGLNDLMFFPTRNAYGLSSVAGNMEKLAALQNEFENVRKKFDDGKEKVVKLEKKAILLTQGYEMRAKNSLWPQIEATSKQMDIAATELECFEALQKQEKLAASHRINNLWEEVQKQKELERTLQYKYGNLMEEVERIQNVMEQYRVQAQKQEEIEANNRAHESTETVADKTGAQDSESFKAAPLTEENETAIATALSHDESEAGTVQDQTTASQKNDVDVDSDDIKQTEDPNAIPPDAALAAKDDAGKVEGTITDGHIDNCKAALD; this is encoded by the exons ATGAGGATTATGATAAAGGGCGGTGTTTGGAAGAACACCGAAGATGAGATCCTGAAAGCAGCTGTTATGAAATATGGCAAGAACCAATGGGCTCGAATCTCTTCCCTTTTGGTTCGTAAATCTGCTAAGCAATGCAAGGCTCGCTGGTACGAATGGCTCGATCCTTCCATCAAGAAG ACTGAGTGGACTAGAGAAGAGGATGAGAAGCTGCTTCATCTTGCTAAGCTTATGCCCACGCAGTGGAGAACAATTGCTCCTATTGTAGGACGTACTCCTTCTCAGTGTCTTGAGCGCTACGAGAAGCTCCTTGACGCAGCATGTGTTAAGGATGAGAACTATGAACCCGGCGATGATCCTCGGAAGTTGCGTCCTGGGGAGATTGATCCAAATCCAGAGTCAAAACCTGCACGCCCAGATCCTGTTGATATGGATGAAGATGAAAAGGAGATGCTTTCCGAAGCACGAGCTCGGTTAGCGAACACAAAAGGAAAGAAGGCGAAAAGGAAAGCAAGGGAGAAACAGCTTGAGGAAGCCAGAAGACTTGCTTCTTTACAGAAGAAGAGAGAATTGAAGGCTGCGGGAATTGATGTCAGGCATCGAAGGAGAAAAAGGAAAGGCATTGACTATAATGCAGAAATCCCTTTTGAGAAAAGGCCTCCTCCTGGTTTTTTTGACATTGCTGATGAAGACAGACCCGTGGAACAGCCCCAGTTCCCTACTACAATAGAAGAACTTGAGGGTAAAAGAAGGATTGATGTTGAGACACAGTTAAGAAAGCAAGacattgcaaaaaataaaattgcacaGAGGCAAGATGCCCCATCTGCTATACTACATGCCAATAAGTTGAATGATCCGGAAACAGTACGGAAACAAACCAAACTGATGCTTCCGCCCCCCCAGATTTCTGACCAGGAACTGGATGAAATTGCAAGGATGGGTTATGCCAATGACCTAGCTGGGAGTGATGAATTTGGAGAAGGTAGTGCTGCAACACGTGCTCTTCTAGCGAATTATGCACAAACACCTGGCCGGGGAATGACTCCTTTACGAATCCCTCAGCGATCACCGGCTAGTAAAGGAGACGCTGTCATGATGGAAGCTGAAAACCTGGCGAGGTTGAGGGAGTCCCAGACACCATTATTAGGGGGAGAAAACCCAGAGTTGCATCCTTCGGATTTTACTGGGGTTACTCCCAAGAGAAAAGAGGTTCAGACCCCAAATCCAATGTTGACTCCCTCTGCAACTCCTGGAGTTGCAGGTCTCACTCCCAGAATTGGCATGACACCTGCAAGAGATGGTTACGCTAGCATGACACCTAAGGGAACTCCTCTCAGGGATGAGCTTCATATTAATGAGGATGTGGATATGCATGAGCGCGCtaaacttgagctacaaagagcTGAAATAAGACGAAGTCTGCGCTCTGGTTTAGGAAGCCTTCCACAGCCCAAAAATGAGTACCAGATTGTCATGCAGCCCATTCCAGAAGACGCTGAAGAACCTGAGGAGAAGATTGAAGAGGATATGTCAGATAGAATAGCTAGAGAAATGGCAGAAGAAGAGGCAAGGCAACAGGCGTTACTTAGGAAACGATCAAAAGTCCTTCAAAGGGAGCTTCCTCGGCCTCCAGCTGCATCGTTGGAGCTTATAAGAAATTCTTTGATCAGAGCTGATGGGGACAAGAGTTCCTTTGTTCCACCAACCTCAATTGAGCAAGCTGATGAGATGATAAGAAGGGAGCTTCTTGCTTTGCTGGAGCATGACAATGCTAAGTATCCGCTTGATGAGAAAGTaaataaggagaaaaagaaaggagCTAAGCGTGTGGTAAATGAGCCTGTTGTTCCTGTTATAGAAGAATTtcatgaagaggagatgaaagaT GCTGATAAGTTGATAAAGGATGAGGCCCATTATCTTCGGGTAGCACTGGGACATGAAAGTGAACCCCTTGAGGAATTCATTGAAGCACACAGGACTGGCCTGAATGATCTCATGTTCTTTCCAACCCGTAATGCCTATGGTCTCTCAAGTGTTGCTGGAAACATGGAAAAGCTGGCAGCTTTGCAGAACGAGTTTGAGAATGTGAGGAAAAAGTTCGACGATGGCAAGGAGAAAGTTGTAAAGCTCGAGAAGAAGGCAATACTCCTCACTCAAGGCTATGAG ATGAGAGCCAAAAACAGTCTTTGGCCACAAATTGAGGCCACTTCCAAGCAAATGGACATAGCTGCAACCGAATTAGAATGCTTTGAAGCTTTGCAAAAGCAGGAGAAGTTAGCAGCATCCCACAGGATAAACAATCTATGGGAGGAAGTACAGAAGCAAAAGGAACTTGAGAGAACTTTGCAATACAAGTATGGGAATCTTATGGAAGAAGTGGAAAGGATACAAAATGTCATGGAACAGTACAGGGTACAAGCACAAAAGCAAGAAGAAATCGAAGCAAACAATCGTGCTCACGAGTCAACAGAGACTGTTGCTGACAAAACTGGTGCACAGGATTCAGAGAGTTTTAAAGCTGCCCCTCTCACCGAAGAAAATGAAACTGCTATAGCAACTGCTCTGTCTCATGATGAAAGTGAAGCGGGCACTGTGCAAGACCAGACTACCGCTAGCCAGAAAAATGACGTGGATGTGGATTCTGATGATATAAAGCAAACAGAAGACCCTAATGCAATACCGCCAGATGCTGCACTTGCTGCCAAGGATGACGCTGGAAAAGTGGAAGGTACCATCACTGATGGTCACATTGATAACTGTAAGGCAGCATTAGACTAG
- the LOC107626518 gene encoding cell division cycle 5-like protein isoform X2, with amino-acid sequence MRIMIKGGVWKNTEDEILKAAVMKYGKNQWARISSLLVRKSAKQCKARWYEWLDPSIKKTEWTREEDEKLLHLAKLMPTQWRTIAPIVGRTPSQCLERYEKLLDAACVKDENYEPGDDPRKLRPGEIDPNPESKPARPDPVDMDEDEKEMLSEARARLANTKGKKAKRKAREKQLEEARRLASLQKKRELKAAGIDVRHRRRKRKGIDYNAEIPFEKRPPPGFFDIADEDRPVEQPQFPTTIEELEGKRRIDVETQLRKQDIAKNKIAQRQDAPSAILHANKLNDPETVRKQTKLMLPPPQISDQELDEIARMGYANDLAGSDEFGEGSAATRALLANYAQTPGRGMTPLRIPQRSPASKGDAVMMEAENLARLRESQTPLLGGENPELHPSDFTGVTPKRKEVQTPNPMLTPSATPGVAGLTPRIGMTPARDGYASMTPKGTPLRDELHINEDVDMHERAKLELQRAEIRRSLRSGLGSLPQPKNEYQIVMQPIPEDAEEPEEKIEEDMSDRIAREMAEEEARQQALLRKRSKVLQRELPRPPAASLELIRNSLIRADGDKSSFVPPTSIEQADEMIRRELLALLEHDNAKYPLDEKVNKEKKKGAKRVVNEPVVPVIEEFHEEEMKDADKLIKDEAHYLRVALGHESEPLEEFIEAHRTGLNDLMFFPTRNAYGLSSVAGNMEKLAALQNEFENVRKKFDDGKEKVVKLEKKMRAKNSLWPQIEATSKQMDIAATELECFEALQKQEKLAASHRINNLWEEVQKQKELERTLQYKYGNLMEEVERIQNVMEQYRVQAQKQEEIEANNRAHESTETVADKTGAQDSESFKAAPLTEENETAIATALSHDESEAGTVQDQTTASQKNDVDVDSDDIKQTEDPNAIPPDAALAAKDDAGKVEGTITDGHIDNCKAALD; translated from the exons ATGAGGATTATGATAAAGGGCGGTGTTTGGAAGAACACCGAAGATGAGATCCTGAAAGCAGCTGTTATGAAATATGGCAAGAACCAATGGGCTCGAATCTCTTCCCTTTTGGTTCGTAAATCTGCTAAGCAATGCAAGGCTCGCTGGTACGAATGGCTCGATCCTTCCATCAAGAAG ACTGAGTGGACTAGAGAAGAGGATGAGAAGCTGCTTCATCTTGCTAAGCTTATGCCCACGCAGTGGAGAACAATTGCTCCTATTGTAGGACGTACTCCTTCTCAGTGTCTTGAGCGCTACGAGAAGCTCCTTGACGCAGCATGTGTTAAGGATGAGAACTATGAACCCGGCGATGATCCTCGGAAGTTGCGTCCTGGGGAGATTGATCCAAATCCAGAGTCAAAACCTGCACGCCCAGATCCTGTTGATATGGATGAAGATGAAAAGGAGATGCTTTCCGAAGCACGAGCTCGGTTAGCGAACACAAAAGGAAAGAAGGCGAAAAGGAAAGCAAGGGAGAAACAGCTTGAGGAAGCCAGAAGACTTGCTTCTTTACAGAAGAAGAGAGAATTGAAGGCTGCGGGAATTGATGTCAGGCATCGAAGGAGAAAAAGGAAAGGCATTGACTATAATGCAGAAATCCCTTTTGAGAAAAGGCCTCCTCCTGGTTTTTTTGACATTGCTGATGAAGACAGACCCGTGGAACAGCCCCAGTTCCCTACTACAATAGAAGAACTTGAGGGTAAAAGAAGGATTGATGTTGAGACACAGTTAAGAAAGCAAGacattgcaaaaaataaaattgcacaGAGGCAAGATGCCCCATCTGCTATACTACATGCCAATAAGTTGAATGATCCGGAAACAGTACGGAAACAAACCAAACTGATGCTTCCGCCCCCCCAGATTTCTGACCAGGAACTGGATGAAATTGCAAGGATGGGTTATGCCAATGACCTAGCTGGGAGTGATGAATTTGGAGAAGGTAGTGCTGCAACACGTGCTCTTCTAGCGAATTATGCACAAACACCTGGCCGGGGAATGACTCCTTTACGAATCCCTCAGCGATCACCGGCTAGTAAAGGAGACGCTGTCATGATGGAAGCTGAAAACCTGGCGAGGTTGAGGGAGTCCCAGACACCATTATTAGGGGGAGAAAACCCAGAGTTGCATCCTTCGGATTTTACTGGGGTTACTCCCAAGAGAAAAGAGGTTCAGACCCCAAATCCAATGTTGACTCCCTCTGCAACTCCTGGAGTTGCAGGTCTCACTCCCAGAATTGGCATGACACCTGCAAGAGATGGTTACGCTAGCATGACACCTAAGGGAACTCCTCTCAGGGATGAGCTTCATATTAATGAGGATGTGGATATGCATGAGCGCGCtaaacttgagctacaaagagcTGAAATAAGACGAAGTCTGCGCTCTGGTTTAGGAAGCCTTCCACAGCCCAAAAATGAGTACCAGATTGTCATGCAGCCCATTCCAGAAGACGCTGAAGAACCTGAGGAGAAGATTGAAGAGGATATGTCAGATAGAATAGCTAGAGAAATGGCAGAAGAAGAGGCAAGGCAACAGGCGTTACTTAGGAAACGATCAAAAGTCCTTCAAAGGGAGCTTCCTCGGCCTCCAGCTGCATCGTTGGAGCTTATAAGAAATTCTTTGATCAGAGCTGATGGGGACAAGAGTTCCTTTGTTCCACCAACCTCAATTGAGCAAGCTGATGAGATGATAAGAAGGGAGCTTCTTGCTTTGCTGGAGCATGACAATGCTAAGTATCCGCTTGATGAGAAAGTaaataaggagaaaaagaaaggagCTAAGCGTGTGGTAAATGAGCCTGTTGTTCCTGTTATAGAAGAATTtcatgaagaggagatgaaagaT GCTGATAAGTTGATAAAGGATGAGGCCCATTATCTTCGGGTAGCACTGGGACATGAAAGTGAACCCCTTGAGGAATTCATTGAAGCACACAGGACTGGCCTGAATGATCTCATGTTCTTTCCAACCCGTAATGCCTATGGTCTCTCAAGTGTTGCTGGAAACATGGAAAAGCTGGCAGCTTTGCAGAACGAGTTTGAGAATGTGAGGAAAAAGTTCGACGATGGCAAGGAGAAAGTTGTAAAGCTCGAGAAGAAG ATGAGAGCCAAAAACAGTCTTTGGCCACAAATTGAGGCCACTTCCAAGCAAATGGACATAGCTGCAACCGAATTAGAATGCTTTGAAGCTTTGCAAAAGCAGGAGAAGTTAGCAGCATCCCACAGGATAAACAATCTATGGGAGGAAGTACAGAAGCAAAAGGAACTTGAGAGAACTTTGCAATACAAGTATGGGAATCTTATGGAAGAAGTGGAAAGGATACAAAATGTCATGGAACAGTACAGGGTACAAGCACAAAAGCAAGAAGAAATCGAAGCAAACAATCGTGCTCACGAGTCAACAGAGACTGTTGCTGACAAAACTGGTGCACAGGATTCAGAGAGTTTTAAAGCTGCCCCTCTCACCGAAGAAAATGAAACTGCTATAGCAACTGCTCTGTCTCATGATGAAAGTGAAGCGGGCACTGTGCAAGACCAGACTACCGCTAGCCAGAAAAATGACGTGGATGTGGATTCTGATGATATAAAGCAAACAGAAGACCCTAATGCAATACCGCCAGATGCTGCACTTGCTGCCAAGGATGACGCTGGAAAAGTGGAAGGTACCATCACTGATGGTCACATTGATAACTGTAAGGCAGCATTAGACTAG